A portion of the Equus quagga isolate Etosha38 chromosome 17, UCLA_HA_Equagga_1.0, whole genome shotgun sequence genome contains these proteins:
- the SSRP1 gene encoding FACT complex subunit SSRP1 isoform X1 has translation MAETLEFNDIYQEVKGSMNDGRLRLSRQGIIFKNSKTGKVDNIQAGELTEGIWRRVALGHGLKLLTKNGHVYKYDGFRESEFEKLSDFFKTHYRLELMEKDLCVKGWNWGTVKFGGQLLSFDIGDQPVFEIPLSNVSQCTTGKNEVTLEFHQNDDAEVSLMEVRFYVPPTQEDGVDPVEAFAQNVLSKADVIQATGDAICIFRELQCLTPRGRYDIRIYPTFLHLHGKTFDYKIPYTTVLRLFLLPHKDQRQMFFVISLDPPIKQGQTRYHFLILLFSKDEDISLTLNMNEEEVEKRFEGRLTKNMSGSLYEMVSRVMKALVNRKITVPGNFQGHSGAQCITCSYKASSGLLYPLERGFIYVHKPPVHIRFDEISFVNFARGTTTTRSFDFEIETKQGTQYTFSSIEREEYGKLFDFVNAKKLNIKNRGLKEKKEGMNPNYDEYADSDEDQHDAYLERMKEEGKIREENANDSSDDSGEETDESFNPGEEEEDVAEEFDSNASASSSSNEGDSDRDEKKRKQLKKAKMAKDRKSRKKPMEVKKGKDPNAPKRPMSAYMLWLNASREKIKSDHPGISITDLSKKAGEIWKGMSKEKKEEWDRKAEDARREYEKAMKEYEGGRGESSKRDKSKKKKKVKVKMEKKSTPSRGSSSKSSPRQLSESFKSKEFVSSDESSSGENKSKKKRRRSEDSEEEELASTPPSSEDSASGSDE, from the exons ATGGCAGAAACACTGGAGTTCAACGACATCTATCAGGAGGTGAAAGGCTCCATG AATGATGGTCGGCTGAGGTTGAGCCGCCAGGGCATCATCTTCAAGAATAGTAAGACGGGCAAAGTGGACAATATCCAGGCTGGGGAGTTGACGGAAGGCATCTGGCGCCGTGTAGCTCTGGGCCATGGACTTAAACTGCTCACAAAAAATGGCCATGTCTACAAGTATGACGGCTTCCGAGAATCG GAGTTTGAGAAACTCTCTGATTTCTTCAAAACTCACTATCGCCTTGAACTGATGGAGAAGGACCTATGTGTGAAGGGCTGGAACTGGGGGACGGTGAAGTTTGGTG GGCAGCTGCTCTCCTTTGACATTGGCGACCAGCCGGTCTTCGAGATACCCCTCAGCAATGTGTCCCAGTGCACCACAGGCAAGAATGAGGTGACACTGGAATTCCACCAGAATGATGATGCAGAGGTCTCTCTCATGGAGGTGCGCTTCTACGTGCCTCCCACCCAGGAGGATGGCGTGGACCCTGTTGAG GCCTTTGCCCAGAATGTGCTGTCTAAGGCGGATGTGATCCAGGCCACTGGAGATGCCATCTGCATCTTCCGGGAGCTTCAGTGTCTGACTCCTCGAGGCCGTTATGACATTCGGATCTATCCCACCTTTCTGCACCTACACGGCAAGACCTTTGACTACAAGATACCCTACACCACGGTACTGCGTCTCTTTTTGCTGCCCCACAAGGACCAGCGCCAGATGTTCTTTGTG ATCAGCCTGGATCCCCCCATCAAGCAGGGCCAAACCCGTTACCACTTCCTGATCCTCCTCTTCTCCAAGGATGAGGACATCTCCTTGACTCTCAACATGAATGA GGAAGAGGTAGAGAAGCGCTTCGAGGGGCGTCTCACCAAGAACATGTCGGGATCCCTCTACGAGATGGTCAGCCGGGTCATGAAAGCGCTGGTCAACCGCAAGATCACAGTTCCAGGCAACTTCCAAGG GCACTCAGGGGCCCAGTGCATCACCTGCTCCTACAAGGCCAGCTCAGGACTGCTGTACCCACTGGAGCGGGGCTTCATCTACGTCCACAAGCCGCCAGTGCACATCCGCTTCGATGAGATCTCCTTTGTCAACTTTGCCCGCGGTACCACCACCACTCGTTCCTTTGACTTTGAAATCGAGACCAAGCAGGGCACTCAGTACACCTTCAGTAGCATTGAGAG GGAGGAGTACGGGAAGCTGTTTGATTTTGTCAACGCAAAAAAACTCAACATCAAAAACCGAGGATTGAAAGAG AAAAAAGAG GGCATGAACCCAAACTACGACGAATATGCCGACTCTGATGAAGATCAGCATGATGCCTACTTGGAGCGGATGAAGGAGGAGGGCAAGATCCGGGAAGAGAATGCCAATGACAGCAGCGATGACTCAGGAGAAGAAACCG ATGAGTCATTCAACCcaggtgaagaggaggaagacGTGGCAGAGGA GTTTGACAGCAATGCCTCTGCTAGCTCCTCCAGTAATGAGGGTGACAGTGACCGGGATGAGAAGAAACGGAAACAGCTTAAAAAGGCCAAGATGGCCAAAGATCGCAAGAGCCGCAAGAAGCCTATGGAG GTGAAGAAGGGCAAGGACCCCAATGCCCCCAAGAGGCCCATGTCTGCCTACATGCTGTGGCTCAATGCCAGCCGAGAGAAGATCAAGTCAGACCATCCTGGCATCAGTATCACTGATCTTTCCAAGAAGGCAGGCGAGATTTGGAAGGGAATgtccaaagagaagaaagag gAGTGGGATCGCAAGGCTGAGGATGCCAGGAGGGAATATGAAAAAGCCATGAAAGAATATGAAGGGGGCCGGGGTGAGTCTTCTAAGAG GGACAagtcaaagaagaagaagaaagtcaaagtaaagatggaaaagaaatcaaCGCCCTCTAGGGGCTCGTCGTCCAAGTCGTCGCCAAGGCAGCTAAGTGAGAGCTTCAAGAGCAAAGAGTTTGTGTCCAGTGATGAGAGCTCTTCAGGAGAGAACaagagcaaaaagaagagaaggcgGAGTGAG GACTCTGAAGAAGAAGAACTAGCCAGTACTCCCCCCAGCTCAGAAGACTCGGCATCAGGATCTGATGAGTAG
- the SSRP1 gene encoding FACT complex subunit SSRP1 isoform X2 encodes MAETLEFNDIYQEVKGSMNDGRLRLSRQGIIFKNSKTGKVDNIQAGELTEGIWRRVALGHGLKLLTKNGHVYKYDGFRESEFEKLSDFFKTHYRLELMEKDLCVKGWNWGTVKFGGQLLSFDIGDQPVFEIPLSNVSQCTTGKNEVTLEFHQNDDAEVSLMEVRFYVPPTQEDGVDPVEAFAQNVLSKADVIQATGDAICIFRELQCLTPRGRYDIRIYPTFLHLHGKTFDYKIPYTTVLRLFLLPHKDQRQMFFVISLDPPIKQGQTRYHFLILLFSKDEDISLTLNMNEEEVEKRFEGRLTKNMSGSLYEMVSRVMKALVNRKITVPGNFQGHSGAQCITCSYKASSGLLYPLERGFIYVHKPPVHIRFDEISFVNFARGTTTTRSFDFEIETKQGTQYTFSSIEREEYGKLFDFVNAKKLNIKNRGLKEGMNPNYDEYADSDEDQHDAYLERMKEEGKIREENANDSSDDSGEETDESFNPGEEEEDVAEEFDSNASASSSSNEGDSDRDEKKRKQLKKAKMAKDRKSRKKPMEVKKGKDPNAPKRPMSAYMLWLNASREKIKSDHPGISITDLSKKAGEIWKGMSKEKKEEWDRKAEDARREYEKAMKEYEGGRGESSKRDKSKKKKKVKVKMEKKSTPSRGSSSKSSPRQLSESFKSKEFVSSDESSSGENKSKKKRRRSEDSEEEELASTPPSSEDSASGSDE; translated from the exons ATGGCAGAAACACTGGAGTTCAACGACATCTATCAGGAGGTGAAAGGCTCCATG AATGATGGTCGGCTGAGGTTGAGCCGCCAGGGCATCATCTTCAAGAATAGTAAGACGGGCAAAGTGGACAATATCCAGGCTGGGGAGTTGACGGAAGGCATCTGGCGCCGTGTAGCTCTGGGCCATGGACTTAAACTGCTCACAAAAAATGGCCATGTCTACAAGTATGACGGCTTCCGAGAATCG GAGTTTGAGAAACTCTCTGATTTCTTCAAAACTCACTATCGCCTTGAACTGATGGAGAAGGACCTATGTGTGAAGGGCTGGAACTGGGGGACGGTGAAGTTTGGTG GGCAGCTGCTCTCCTTTGACATTGGCGACCAGCCGGTCTTCGAGATACCCCTCAGCAATGTGTCCCAGTGCACCACAGGCAAGAATGAGGTGACACTGGAATTCCACCAGAATGATGATGCAGAGGTCTCTCTCATGGAGGTGCGCTTCTACGTGCCTCCCACCCAGGAGGATGGCGTGGACCCTGTTGAG GCCTTTGCCCAGAATGTGCTGTCTAAGGCGGATGTGATCCAGGCCACTGGAGATGCCATCTGCATCTTCCGGGAGCTTCAGTGTCTGACTCCTCGAGGCCGTTATGACATTCGGATCTATCCCACCTTTCTGCACCTACACGGCAAGACCTTTGACTACAAGATACCCTACACCACGGTACTGCGTCTCTTTTTGCTGCCCCACAAGGACCAGCGCCAGATGTTCTTTGTG ATCAGCCTGGATCCCCCCATCAAGCAGGGCCAAACCCGTTACCACTTCCTGATCCTCCTCTTCTCCAAGGATGAGGACATCTCCTTGACTCTCAACATGAATGA GGAAGAGGTAGAGAAGCGCTTCGAGGGGCGTCTCACCAAGAACATGTCGGGATCCCTCTACGAGATGGTCAGCCGGGTCATGAAAGCGCTGGTCAACCGCAAGATCACAGTTCCAGGCAACTTCCAAGG GCACTCAGGGGCCCAGTGCATCACCTGCTCCTACAAGGCCAGCTCAGGACTGCTGTACCCACTGGAGCGGGGCTTCATCTACGTCCACAAGCCGCCAGTGCACATCCGCTTCGATGAGATCTCCTTTGTCAACTTTGCCCGCGGTACCACCACCACTCGTTCCTTTGACTTTGAAATCGAGACCAAGCAGGGCACTCAGTACACCTTCAGTAGCATTGAGAG GGAGGAGTACGGGAAGCTGTTTGATTTTGTCAACGCAAAAAAACTCAACATCAAAAACCGAGGATTGAAAGAG GGCATGAACCCAAACTACGACGAATATGCCGACTCTGATGAAGATCAGCATGATGCCTACTTGGAGCGGATGAAGGAGGAGGGCAAGATCCGGGAAGAGAATGCCAATGACAGCAGCGATGACTCAGGAGAAGAAACCG ATGAGTCATTCAACCcaggtgaagaggaggaagacGTGGCAGAGGA GTTTGACAGCAATGCCTCTGCTAGCTCCTCCAGTAATGAGGGTGACAGTGACCGGGATGAGAAGAAACGGAAACAGCTTAAAAAGGCCAAGATGGCCAAAGATCGCAAGAGCCGCAAGAAGCCTATGGAG GTGAAGAAGGGCAAGGACCCCAATGCCCCCAAGAGGCCCATGTCTGCCTACATGCTGTGGCTCAATGCCAGCCGAGAGAAGATCAAGTCAGACCATCCTGGCATCAGTATCACTGATCTTTCCAAGAAGGCAGGCGAGATTTGGAAGGGAATgtccaaagagaagaaagag gAGTGGGATCGCAAGGCTGAGGATGCCAGGAGGGAATATGAAAAAGCCATGAAAGAATATGAAGGGGGCCGGGGTGAGTCTTCTAAGAG GGACAagtcaaagaagaagaagaaagtcaaagtaaagatggaaaagaaatcaaCGCCCTCTAGGGGCTCGTCGTCCAAGTCGTCGCCAAGGCAGCTAAGTGAGAGCTTCAAGAGCAAAGAGTTTGTGTCCAGTGATGAGAGCTCTTCAGGAGAGAACaagagcaaaaagaagagaaggcgGAGTGAG GACTCTGAAGAAGAAGAACTAGCCAGTACTCCCCCCAGCTCAGAAGACTCGGCATCAGGATCTGATGAGTAG